Within Anopheles nili chromosome 3, idAnoNiliSN_F5_01, whole genome shotgun sequence, the genomic segment GCTGTGAACGAGTCCGTTTTGTTGCCCACGGAAAGGAGCCCGGTGGTGCTGCCCATCCGACCAAAGGGCTGCTCACTTAATAACGTCCTCGAATGGACGCGTTTTGTTCATgccgcccccttttttttctcggtcgATGTTACGAAACGGGAATGCActgcacgaaacaaaaacctccaCCAAACTCCTGCGTGCAGCAGAAGGAGCCGCCTGTCGCTGGATAATCTTACACGAGTGCGTTTGAGTCTTTTGTTTCGAGCACAAGCCGTCAAATAAATTACCGATATTGTAATATCTCACTCGCCGTATCGCTTTTGAGtgttaattttcctttccttccgCTATTTATTGAGGTAATATTTTCGCAATTCCATCACATTATGCGCTATCGCACGCAAGCTCATGAGCAATTCGGGCAGCTTTTTATGCCCAAGCGGTTGGATCGGAGGGCGTTTTTATCATCTCCCGGCTGCATTGAGCTACCACCTGGTTGGTTTTGAATGGTCATTCCATCGGACCACAAATCACCCTCTGCGCCACACATTTTACGGCCAAACCGGGGCTGAATCTCTCGGTCCGAAGTGCCGAAAAGAATCGAACGCGAGATCGAAAGTTTCCGATTGCACCTTGAAAAGCGAGTGCTGCATGTCCGCGCATTCCGGCTGGTGAGGCGAGCATAAAAATCTAGATAAAAATATCCCCTTCGAGCGAGGTCAGAGTATCGCACGTGTgtgtccgtccgtccgtgtgcgtgtgtgtatgtgggaaGGGAGGATCTCCTGTTGTGGTCAAAGTCCGTCCAGTGTGCCGGTGTTTGGTGTTCTTTCTGATGATGGGTTTTCTCGTGGAAGACAGCGCAAGATTTACgcactttcgctctcgctttcttcgATTCGCACCTAGCGATTGGCTATCGATTTACGCAATGGCTGGACCCCGCAAGGATGTGCCCCTTTTGGGAATCGTCTTCCCTGTGTCTCGAGCGCCACaacaacgacgaaaaaaaaaggaactacATTGTGCGCGGGGACACGCTAAAACACGCTAAATACACACGCCGGTCCGATGAGGGAGGCAGCAAAATGTCAAGGAAAATGCGGCCGGAAACCGATCGGGCGCGATTCCCGAACCCGGCCCGAAGGgtagttatttatttttctgcacTTACCTCCGCGgcgataaaattaaatataaatcacTTTCACGCGAACTTGCCTCTTGCCCACCAAACCCTGCCTGCTTACGGGTCGCCGTTGCGggtcgatgggtggaaaatctcacGAGGTTTCTTCTGCGCAAAACTACAACTACCCCCAACAACAACCCGCGCACGTGGTGGCGGGAAATGGCACGAAACGAAGCGATTCCTTCTGCTCCGTGCTGACCGACGAGTGCGATGGCGTTTtctattgatttattttccaccgcccaaCGAAGAGGGAGTGATTTCCCGACGCTGATTAGCACCGGCCACGATCGTGCCCCGGTGTCCCGGTCAATAGCGAGCGCAACCATCGTTCGCCCATGGGAATCGGGTTCTGCCTCGTTACCGCACAGAGCTTTGGCCTTCGCAATCAGGTGCGATTCGGGAGTGATTTAATTCGCTTCCCGAGCGTGTTTCGATCGGAGCCGCACAGATTTTATCGCGATTGATCGATGAGACCGGAACCGGCCCGAGGATAGAAGGGGTTCCCGTGTTCCTAGCTCTCTGTCGCTTTTGGCTGCTCGGCGCTAGTCCACCGGCGGGTCTATTCTAAGTTGAGACACTTCACAGAGCGACGTACCCTAAAGCCAGCAGTTCGTGGTAGctttattcaaacaaaattaactcCCAACGCACAAAATTACATCGTTTTGCTATCGTTTTATCCCGCAGGAACGCACGATCGCTCCGGATCGCCGATCATCTACATCGAGGTGGCGAAAACGCTAGCATCCGGGCTGAACTGTTACGAAATCGCGACGGTGCTACTGTACTACAACACCCTGCCGATCCAAAGGTAAGTTCCGAAGGCAGCCTCGACGCAACGACGCCACTAATTTTGCTTCGGAAGATTTACGAGATCGAAACTCGCCTGCAATGATGCAATGGTGCGCAAGGGCCAACGTATTCTCCCGAATGTGACCTTCGTTGGGCAGAGAAGTGAATTCACTGGTACAGTGAATCTTGGATGGTACAAGAAAAGCTTTCTCATGTGCCGTTTATTCGGAAAGAGCTGAAGTTTCATTGCGCACTGCGAATCAGGTAGTGCTACTTTCGTATTTTCTTATacaatgtttaaaaatattgcTAAAATAATatactgattttttttttttttttttttgaaattttaaaatccTCGCCGTCTTTGAAGAGCGTTGCCAACCCGCGGTTGAAATTACCAAACCCAATAATTTACTCATCAAATCGATTTCCCTGCGGCATGTCTGCGGTTCCTCGGAACTGCAAATTCTTAAACAAACTCCCGTGCCCGCGAGCTTTAATTCTTTTCCCGGCTGCCACATCTGAACCAGTTCGATATCCgcgttttgcctttttttcttgatcgtcAAAAATCCAAAAAGGTTCCACATGGTTGAAACTTTGTAGCGAACAGTACGGAGAAATTCTGCAACGCATAATTGAAAGCACGGTTCGATCATTTATCACTTTCGAACGTTATAATTACGACCATTTTTCTCGTGATCCAGCGAAGGTGCGTTTCGGTTTAGAACCCCTGCGTGGATGTAACCGATAATTGTTCCTTCAAGAAAACCCCCAGCCAGACagggatttttttgtaatcTTTCTTATCTTTCCCGCTAAACCATTGCTTCTTTTCACGTTCTTCCAACAGACCTGCCCATTACACGCTACATCTGCTGGTGAACGAGAGCGCCCAGCTCGCGTTCCTCGACACGATCGAAAGTACGCTGCAACTGCTCGATGGACACCTGAAGCTATCCGCCGTGTTCGTGTCTGGCTCGTATGATGCACCGGATCCAGCTCACAACGGTGGTGGCGTGACAATTCCGAGACCTCCTCTAAAGGAACACCTCCGACCGGGTAGCGTGCGCGTGCGCTATCTCAACAACGAAACGATCAAGAACTTCATCAGCACCGACAACCTGCCGATCCAGTGTTGCGGCTTCTACGTGCACGATCAGCGCGAGTGGGTCGATTTCTTCCAGCTGCTCGAACCACTTCAACAGCAGTGCGTGAAGACCGGCCGCCGGCTAGTTGCGGTGCTGGGTGATCTGCGTGGTCTAgatggccagcagcagcagcagcagaacaaccaccagcagcaacaacaacctcAGCAACCGAATCCGTTGGCACCGCCTCAGCAACAGGGCACGGCCACAACCCGCCGCCAACTGCACTCGCAACATCGCGCCCTAAGCCGAGCGCTGATGGACTCCGAGCTGCAGAACCTGCGCCACAAAGGACCAAACACCATACAACGACTGCAGGACAAGCTGACCGTtatcaacaacaaacaaacgcttaaacaaaccaaaaatttAGTTAGAGCCTTTAGTGTAGATAGTAGCATGCGTAACGTTATCGGAGCTAGTATTACCGGCGGCACGGGCCACACCGTCGCGGCCAACGGTGCGGACAACCGGATCGAGTACGAGTCGGACGTCATCGGCGGGCGGTTGGCCGAAGTCATCGCCATCTACGGTGAGGTGGACCGGGCCGTGCGCAAACTCGAGCAGCTGACCGAGCAACGCCGGGAGCGGCTCCGGGAGATGACACGCCAGCGAGCTTTGGACGACGAAATCAACGAGGTACGTGTACTTCAGCGGAACAACGacggcaacataaaaaatcgAAGACGGAGTTGTCGCGCGGTAAATGACCGCTTTCCGCATGTTTTTACCGCGGGATCCGAGACATTGATCGGGCATGTGACCTCTGAGAAGTTGTGTCGAATCGCCGCACCTAGCGGGTTAGGACCTGGTTGCACGGGTACTTTCTCCacgtgttgggttttttttttccacgtcgCACTGACCAAGTGGGCATCCGAGATCCAGCGGGAATACAGTGTGCGGTGTAAGACAAcgcgggcgggaaaaaaacggaaacatgcGCACTGCAATCGtttataaattaaacattaGCACTTTAATCGCACCCGAGAGCGCGTATAAATTATCGCACCTCGAAACGCGCGCGATGATGAAACTCCGGTGTCCGCCGGCAGGAAATGGAGTTCATGTTCCGGCCGGACATTGTTGTGCATGGATGCCTTCTAATGCCTaaatttctttcttctttccattttgttcCCCCAAAGGTTATCTGTTGGATACGCAACGAGGGTGAACAGCAGCTGCGAACGTTTAGCGATCCGGGGGCACTCGAGTCACCGGAAGCGGCTCGCGAGTGTGAACAGCGGTTCGAGCAGTTCTACTACGTGGCCCGGAAGCACCTCGGCAAAGGGCGCGATTTGTGTGACGCATCCGGTGACCTGGAGATCATGCGTGACAACCTGAAGCTGCTGAAGGATTGCGTGGATGAGTTCCAAGAGCGGTTGGAGCGTGTTCGCGAACGGAATGAAGGCGCTGCTCGGCTCCATTCGCTCCTGGGTATGCAACAGCTTAAGCTGGACGATGATATCCGCGCGGAGATGTTGAAGCTGGCGGAAAAGATCGATGCTCCGATCAGGCTGGTTGAACGATGTCGCCGTCTACTGCTGCCTCCATCGGCAGGTGATTCCATCGAGACCTCATTACCGTGCGCACCTACCGATGATCAGTCCTTGAGCGATCAATCGGtgaacaacaccaccacctcgAGTAGTAGTGGGCCTCATAACCAACAGGTcctcaacaacaaccaccaccagcaccataaCAACAGTACCAGTGATAACATAAGTCTAGATATAAGCATGTCCGACGACACGATCACGGCCACGAGCACGCCGGAAAAGGGCAAGTTTGGCCATTCGcttccgccaccaccacctcctcaTTCACTGCCAACGCTCGCCACCGAACCATCGGACGGGCATCGTCGCCACAGTCAGGATCATCGTCACACCGATCACCATCAGCGGCACCGGCAGGAGTCCTCGGAGAGGCAGGATCAGACGACGGTGCGACACCAGCggcatcaccaccatcatcactcGCACCACCAGCGGCACGAGGAGGAAGACGAAGAGCTCTCGAAGATGGCCGATtccgggttgggtgggtgcgatcggtgcgatgGAAATGCCAAGCTGGAGCGAACGTGCTCCTGCCAGAGCTTCGATGATCCCAAGAATGTATGGTAAGTGTCGATTCCCGCAGTCCATCATCGTGCTTTCTGCTGACGAATCCttgctctatctctcttctAGCAACAACAGTGACGATCTGGATGAGGATTGCTTTGAGGGCATCTCAAAACCGCCCCTGGATCTGCAGATACCGCTGCAAGCGAATGCGCACCTGTACTGTCACGCTTCTAACCTGCAGCTGGATTATGAAGAGAACAACCCGTTCGACAAGAAGACACAAAAGTAAGCAAGGACTCGTTGCATTGCGAAGAAATGCGGTACCTTgactgtttgtttgtgttctttttttcatcctcgcACACCACCCAGGACGCTTCTATTGATCATGCGGGAAATGATTGGCACAGAACGCGACTACGTCCGATCGCTCCAGTACGTCATTGAAAATTACACGCAAGAGCTGTTGCGTGAGGACATTCCGCAGGCCCTGCGCGGCCAGCGTAATGTCATCTTCGGCAACATCGAGCGCATCTGCGAGTTCCATCGGCAGCATTTTCTTAGCGAGCTGGAAAGGTAACGCGATTGAGACGGTGTCCATTTCATCCATACACTTGTGTatcgttgtgtgtttgtttttgtgtttgtgtctgtgtCTTTATCCGTAGGTAACCCTCTCCCTTCGATAGGGCAAGACTTACAAGCCTCGAGACTCGAACGAAACGGCCGGGCCGGGGAATATATGCGAGACAGAACCCAAAAAGCCAATCGTTTCAAGTATCGGCAGGAGAAAACTGCTGttgctcttattttttttcttttaaacttCTTAACGAACTGACGAAATGACAACGACGAATGGTTGTAGATATTTGCCCTCCAGTAGTGGAAGGTTCCATTTGTACTATACACAGTCCGTCCCAAGCGGATCTCTGTCCTCTTTTCTGGTTAACAACGTTTCGCTAATACATTAATAAGGCTTCCTTTAGAATGTGTCAGCCAGCCTATAGCAGTAGATATGTGCAGTAGTCTGCGCAGTTACTCTCGAACGGAATAACACAGTAGTGCGTAGTAACTAGGGCTGAAACGTTCATCAAGTCAGACCCTCTTGATACCCTCTTTAAGACCTAGATTAACCGCGTGTCCTTGTACGCCCTAGCGCGCTCTTGTATATATGCATACGCGCGGCAATGTTTCCGAACAACACTGTACATAGCAACCAGTGAATAGCTGATCGACTTTAGCAGTTAAGGACAGTTTTCTCTCACCTCGCCTAGAGTTCTTTTTCAGCCCATTTGCGGATGCGCGTCATCCAGTTCATGTTTTGGGGGACGTGTGGAGATGGATGTACTTCAACCACCCTCACGCCCTCCACCAGAAAGGACACTCACTGCTCACGAAGACTACGGCGACGAACGGCTTACGCGGATAGATGAGGAGGTGTCCCATTCGGTGCTAGTCACAATCCGTACTTACTTGTGgttcccggttttttttttcttctctctctatctcgctctccctctctcactctgctTCGGATGGGTAGCTGCGAGCATCACCCGCTGAAGGTCGGCACCGCATTCCTGCGCCACGAGTCAAAGTTCTATCTGTACGCCCTGTACAACAAGAACAAGCCGAAGAGCGACTCGCTGATGAGCGAGAACGGCACGCAGTTCTTCAAGGCGAAGCAGATCGAGCTGAACGACAAGATGGACCTGGCCTCGTACCTGCTGAAGCCGGTCCAGCGGATGGGCAAGTACGCGCTGCTCCTGCAGCAGCTGATGAAGGCGTGCGCCGAGGTGCAAGTAAGCAACAACCAAGACGTCGACAACGACGGCAGGATGCcgccaaccgaacgaacccCTCACAAACCGTCCgatcatccacccacccagcacACCAACAGCAACCCGGAGATCCTGGAGGATCTGGAGATGCTGCAGAAGGCCGAGGAGATGGTGCGGTTCCAGCTGCGCCACGGTAACGACCTGCTCGCGATGGACAGTCTGCGGGATTGCGACGTGAACGTGAAGGAGCAGGGCCGGTTGCTGCGCCAGAACGAGTTCCTCGTGTGGGAGGGCAAAGCGGGCAAGAAATCCCTCCGGCAGGTGTTCCTGTTCGAGGAGCTGGTTCTGTTCAGCAAAGCGAGGCGATTCCCCGACCGCAAGGTAGGtc encodes:
- the LOC128723122 gene encoding uncharacterized protein LOC128723122, which produces MLTEDLPALLQNLLVGIERAISRVPLEDLSFPSAPGPIVDGGTSEELDTADATDENGELAEPGRGHFGATPGTPKLGQLRRSRELITKNNKPLINSKYTQLKRHPLVTVVSGANLSTAARATPAATTTTTTAPANANANQNGGKSENAPQIGINTATGGNQRNDGLSVTICDTGGDEGGGGGSGGHAGDNQQSAAQAVGSMAAAATTGMPLFCLGGSFPHIDSDEESSDEQKKCEPAPHFPHEIHAPRSIRELPEKLLTSGISIPGTHDRSGSPIIYIEVAKTLASGLNCYEIATVLLYYNTLPIQRPAHYTLHLLVNESAQLAFLDTIESTLQLLDGHLKLSAVFVSGSYDAPDPAHNGGGVTIPRPPLKEHLRPGSVRVRYLNNETIKNFISTDNLPIQCCGFYVHDQREWVDFFQLLEPLQQQCVKTGRRLVAVLGDLRGLDGQQQQQQNNHQQQQQPQQPNPLAPPQQQGTATTRRQLHSQHRALSRALMDSELQNLRHKGPNTIQRLQDKLTVINNKQTLKQTKNLVRAFSVDSSMRNVIGASITGGTGHTVAANGADNRIEYESDVIGGRLAEVIAIYGEVDRAVRKLEQLTEQRRERLREMTRQRALDDEINEVICWIRNEGEQQLRTFSDPGALESPEAARECEQRFEQFYYVARKHLGKGRDLCDASGDLEIMRDNLKLLKDCVDEFQERLERVRERNEGAARLHSLLGMQQLKLDDDIRAEMLKLAEKIDAPIRLVERCRRLLLPPSAGDSIETSLPCAPTDDQSLSDQSVNNTTTSSSSGPHNQQVLNNNHHQHHNNSTSDNISLDISMSDDTITATSTPEKGKFGHSLPPPPPPHSLPTLATEPSDGHRRHSQDHRHTDHHQRHRQESSERQDQTTVRHQRHHHHHHSHHQRHEEEDEELSKMADSGLGGCDRCDGNAKLERTCSCQSFDDPKNVCNNSDDLDEDCFEGISKPPLDLQIPLQANAHLYCHASNLQLDYEENNPFDKKTQKTLLLIMREMIGTERDYVRSLQYVIENYTQELLREDIPQALRGQRNVIFGNIERICEFHRQHFLSELESCEHHPLKVGTAFLRHESKFYLYALYNKNKPKSDSLMSENGTQFFKAKQIELNDKMDLASYLLKPVQRMGKYALLLQQLMKACAEVQHTNSNPEILEDLEMLQKAEEMVRFQLRHGNDLLAMDSLRDCDVNVKEQGRLLRQNEFLVWEGKAGKKSLRQVFLFEELVLFSKARRFPDRKNLDIYIYKNSIKTSDIGLTAHVGDSPYRFEIWFRKRKPGDTWTLQTMSEDVKNAWTEEISKLLWKQAKRNREIRLAEMSSMGIGSKPCLDIRPSQDQINDRSISFSQLGKAPKLRHSFMGTLPESKSSKRPQSIISVSSSSSGSSSVSTGTSSTTSGCEATTVSVSGNSNSSSASSSAASNTSSSSSTTSSTSSSSSVGGNNNNANSNNNTTTTSITTTCKRLTLSITDPNAPAPLKTSYKKHQRSTTLVSQCSMESGIIADISLSPDEVLDNPHWPHHNHHQLPKHTTLKKTLSLASSSHGSGPVSLPLPAVPVEDGVTTGKQLDDGGKANGTPGLNAASSNTITVHL